The proteins below come from a single Prolixibacter sp. NT017 genomic window:
- a CDS encoding DUF4434 domain-containing protein, with protein sequence MDLDIRAGIYNSGGQEKQVEVLVYFNNETKEALLFRKKITVDANSTRCVKFIMPTADKVGDNRIILVVRGKDYRQLVEKPIRIIESKIRSTQTIDGAWTGLYHWSETEGKMWNPALQKMTDDQWKELVQLMHKIGMDIIVIQEAFRNEAYVDKHRIEQEGYHGKAFYPSKLYSGRMSITAHDPIEAILSEADKLGMNVLVGVGMYAWFDFTQASLEWHKRVASELWERYGHHRSFYGWYVSEENSGGLDAYATNDQDRIRRQNDMVNFFKGFKAFSTALAPDKPIMLATSSFDVPKAEKVYPELLKNLDILCPFGFGRMPKSDLSGVQAAQKLQKWCDDAHAHLWFDLEAFLFHKEGYLYPRPINEIVHDLTLFDNFEKILCYQYPGVFSNPVMSIRLGEEATVKLYIDYQNYIKNKQTSR encoded by the coding sequence GTGGATCTGGATATAAGGGCAGGGATATACAACTCCGGAGGACAGGAGAAACAGGTTGAGGTGCTGGTTTATTTCAACAATGAAACTAAGGAAGCTCTCTTATTCCGAAAAAAGATTACTGTTGACGCTAATTCCACCCGATGTGTAAAATTTATCATGCCGACAGCAGATAAGGTCGGTGACAACAGGATTATTCTCGTTGTACGGGGGAAAGACTACCGGCAGTTGGTCGAAAAACCGATAAGGATTATTGAGTCGAAAATTCGTTCGACTCAAACGATTGACGGCGCCTGGACCGGACTTTACCACTGGAGCGAAACCGAAGGGAAAATGTGGAATCCCGCATTGCAAAAAATGACTGATGATCAATGGAAAGAGCTGGTGCAGTTGATGCACAAAATCGGCATGGATATCATTGTCATTCAGGAGGCATTCCGAAATGAAGCATATGTCGACAAACACCGCATTGAACAGGAGGGATACCACGGGAAAGCTTTTTATCCTTCAAAATTATATTCAGGACGAATGTCCATTACGGCACACGATCCGATTGAGGCCATTCTTTCTGAGGCTGATAAACTTGGGATGAATGTTCTGGTAGGGGTGGGCATGTATGCCTGGTTCGATTTTACACAGGCTTCTTTGGAGTGGCACAAAAGGGTTGCAAGTGAATTATGGGAGCGATACGGACATCACAGGTCATTTTACGGGTGGTACGTTTCGGAGGAAAATTCGGGGGGGCTCGATGCTTATGCAACAAATGATCAGGACCGGATACGGCGACAAAATGATATGGTCAATTTCTTTAAAGGATTCAAAGCGTTCAGCACAGCTTTGGCACCTGATAAACCGATCATGCTTGCCACCAGCAGTTTCGATGTGCCTAAAGCTGAAAAAGTTTATCCCGAGTTATTAAAGAATCTGGACATTCTATGTCCGTTTGGCTTTGGCAGGATGCCGAAAAGTGATCTTTCCGGAGTTCAGGCTGCACAAAAATTGCAAAAGTGGTGTGACGATGCCCATGCGCATCTCTGGTTCGATTTGGAAGCGTTTCTTTTTCACAAGGAAGGTTATTTGTATCCTCGTCCTATCAACGAGATTGTTCACGATCTGACTCTTTTTGACAATTTCGAAAAGATACTTTGCTACCAATATCCAGGAGTTTTCAGTAATCCCGTTATGTCGATACGTTTGGGAGAAGAAGCGACCGTTAAGTTATATATAGATTATCAGAATTATATAAAGAATAAACAAACTTCCCGGTAG
- a CDS encoding NPCBM/NEW2 domain-containing protein, which produces MKKIIFGFLISLLPFCVQSKTIWLDELNVSRMYQDWGTPMVNRSILGTQLSVAGIKYKRGIGTHSISRFIVRLDGKAKFLSGQVGADDRNDFAGKMEFQILADQQIIWRSGLMQKGMPAKSFNITLKNIKKLAFLVTEGGDGIMYDHADWLNVRFETKGEVVPEAVMPEPIKTEKYILTPKPSPKPKINNAKVFGVRPGNPFLLTIAATGNRPMSFSVQNMPEGLELDTRTGIISGMLTKSGTYSMILQAKNELGTDARVVRVQAGDEIALTPPMGWNSWNCWGLKVDEQKVVDAASFMKEKLMNHGWSYINIDDGWEANKRSANGELMGNEKFSDFKRLCDSIHEMGLKFGIYSSPGPRTCGGHLGSYGYEEKDAKTWADWGVDYLKYDYCYYSEIAPVPTEELIKEPYVVMRDALDRVPRDIVYCVGFGAPNVWNWAREAGGNQWRTTRDITDEWNIVRSIGFFQDVCAPVTRPGKYNDPDMLVVGKLGMGWGANVHESYLTPDEQYSHISLWCILSSPLLIGCDMSDMDDFTINLLTNDEVIGVDQDPAVMPVHKIMVDNGQIWYKYLEDGSIAVGFFHVDPYFILWNKEEGEAIQQKKYDMSLDFAFLNLSGKVVVRDLWRQRELGTFENSFSTEVPYHGVTFVKLTPATN; this is translated from the coding sequence ATGAAGAAAATAATATTCGGATTCCTGATCTCTCTTTTGCCCTTTTGTGTTCAGTCAAAAACGATATGGCTGGACGAGTTGAATGTGAGTAGGATGTATCAGGACTGGGGAACACCAATGGTGAATCGTTCAATTCTGGGCACTCAGTTGTCTGTAGCAGGCATAAAATATAAACGGGGAATCGGAACACATTCAATAAGTCGGTTTATCGTCCGGCTGGACGGCAAGGCAAAATTTCTTTCCGGGCAGGTAGGTGCCGACGACCGGAATGACTTTGCAGGAAAGATGGAGTTTCAGATCCTGGCAGACCAGCAAATCATATGGCGAAGTGGTCTGATGCAAAAGGGAATGCCGGCGAAGTCTTTTAACATTACTCTGAAGAATATTAAAAAACTGGCTTTTTTGGTGACAGAAGGCGGTGATGGCATAATGTATGATCATGCCGATTGGCTTAATGTACGTTTTGAAACCAAAGGAGAGGTCGTTCCTGAAGCAGTGATGCCTGAGCCGATAAAAACAGAAAAGTATATTCTAACTCCAAAACCTTCGCCAAAGCCCAAAATTAATAATGCAAAAGTTTTTGGGGTAAGGCCCGGTAATCCTTTTTTACTGACAATTGCAGCCACCGGAAATCGCCCGATGTCTTTCTCAGTACAAAATATGCCGGAAGGGCTGGAACTGGATACCCGAACCGGGATTATCAGCGGGATGCTGACAAAATCAGGTACTTATAGTATGATATTGCAAGCCAAAAATGAACTGGGAACTGATGCGAGAGTGGTCAGGGTTCAGGCGGGCGACGAAATTGCATTAACTCCTCCCATGGGATGGAATAGCTGGAATTGCTGGGGATTGAAGGTTGATGAGCAGAAAGTGGTGGATGCTGCCAGCTTTATGAAGGAAAAACTGATGAACCATGGGTGGAGTTACATTAATATAGACGATGGCTGGGAAGCCAATAAACGTTCGGCAAACGGAGAGCTTATGGGAAACGAAAAATTCTCCGACTTTAAGCGCTTGTGCGACTCTATCCACGAAATGGGACTTAAGTTTGGTATTTATTCTTCACCCGGGCCAAGAACTTGTGGCGGTCACTTGGGAAGCTATGGTTATGAGGAGAAGGACGCGAAGACCTGGGCTGACTGGGGAGTAGATTATTTGAAATACGATTACTGCTATTACTCCGAAATTGCCCCGGTTCCAACCGAAGAACTAATTAAGGAACCCTATGTCGTGATGCGCGATGCGCTTGATAGAGTACCGAGGGATATTGTTTATTGTGTAGGTTTTGGTGCTCCGAATGTCTGGAATTGGGCTCGTGAAGCCGGGGGAAATCAGTGGCGTACCACGCGCGATATTACCGATGAATGGAATATTGTCAGAAGTATTGGGTTCTTTCAGGACGTGTGTGCTCCTGTTACCCGTCCTGGAAAATACAATGATCCTGACATGCTTGTCGTCGGGAAACTGGGTATGGGTTGGGGAGCCAACGTGCATGAATCATATCTCACTCCCGATGAACAATATTCGCACATTAGTTTGTGGTGTATTTTATCCTCCCCCCTGTTAATCGGTTGTGATATGAGCGATATGGACGATTTTACAATTAACCTGTTGACCAACGATGAGGTAATTGGTGTTGATCAGGATCCAGCAGTGATGCCGGTCCATAAAATAATGGTAGATAATGGCCAGATTTGGTACAAATATCTTGAAGACGGATCGATTGCTGTGGGCTTCTTTCACGTCGATCCTTATTTCATTTTATGGAATAAAGAAGAAGGCGAAGCCATCCAACAGAAAAAGTATGATATGAGCCTCGATTTCGCTTTCCTCAATCTATCAGGTAAAGTAGTTGTCCGTGATTTGTGGCGGCAAAGGGAGCTGGGAACTTTTGAAAATAGCTTTTCAACCGAAGTACCATATCATGGAGTGACCTTTGTGAAGCTAACACCGGCAACCAACTAA
- a CDS encoding RagB/SusD family nutrient uptake outer membrane protein gives MKKLQYILAIIPIVALLSCSDSFLDSKQYASIDEQGYYNTPGAALKAVTNCYANMIPWGDWDYYLNRIEVGTNATDDADAGGSDANDRADTKDLATGRPLTSNGELLNTWTRRYTGISRCNSAIEGINAAETLVAADGNVVSEETKSRYISELKFLRAWFYFDLASTFGSVPLITETPVPTDLPAKSPLEDIRAQILKDIDECIADPNMPTNVSSDEYGRVSKYVAHAFKARVCLFFAGLEEHGKMSGDANTDYTSALSAAKIVYDSQVFSLVPDYQNLFRGDYFFGSHASELTKECIFTVLREYVPGYLDIGYCTAVMYAGRGEVGGWGGNCPTVDFAESFDQRDPRKLFTVISSGDIFPNVDGKLITHNYTGYDNIHHQQSRKAFVPDRFRDGYSLGDIRTDWAPYYIRYADVILMYAEALLKTGGDNQKVASLINEVRYRAFVSTSKKDEEATYRTFEETLIPVDDAYFQANLAVDAGDDLLKAIKNERRWELGMEGYRLLDLLRWGDYVSVMNAYYSEQPYANKGKLVSDNSWPFPIPQTEIDKSNGVLVQNGNY, from the coding sequence TCAAAGCAATATGCATCAATTGATGAGCAAGGTTATTATAACACACCCGGTGCTGCGCTTAAGGCGGTTACCAACTGTTATGCCAATATGATTCCATGGGGAGACTGGGACTACTATCTCAACAGGATTGAAGTTGGCACAAATGCCACAGATGACGCTGATGCAGGCGGATCGGATGCAAATGACCGTGCAGATACAAAGGATTTGGCTACTGGCCGTCCATTGACATCGAATGGTGAATTGCTCAATACATGGACCAGACGCTATACGGGTATTTCCAGGTGCAATTCAGCCATCGAAGGGATTAACGCAGCGGAAACACTAGTCGCAGCTGATGGTAATGTTGTTTCAGAAGAGACAAAGTCACGCTATATCTCTGAATTGAAATTCCTACGGGCTTGGTTCTATTTTGATTTGGCTTCAACATTCGGTTCTGTTCCATTAATAACAGAAACACCGGTTCCTACCGATTTACCTGCCAAATCTCCACTCGAGGATATCAGGGCTCAAATACTAAAAGATATCGATGAATGTATCGCTGATCCGAATATGCCCACCAATGTTAGCAGCGATGAATATGGAAGAGTATCAAAATATGTTGCTCATGCTTTTAAGGCCAGAGTTTGTTTATTTTTTGCTGGTTTGGAGGAGCATGGCAAAATGTCTGGTGATGCCAATACAGATTATACGTCTGCATTAAGTGCTGCCAAAATAGTTTATGACAGTCAGGTATTCAGTTTAGTTCCCGATTACCAGAATCTGTTCCGTGGTGATTATTTCTTCGGTTCTCACGCATCGGAGTTGACCAAGGAGTGTATTTTCACGGTATTAAGAGAGTATGTTCCTGGCTATTTGGATATCGGTTATTGTACGGCCGTTATGTATGCAGGACGCGGTGAAGTTGGTGGATGGGGCGGTAACTGTCCGACCGTTGATTTTGCGGAATCGTTTGATCAACGAGATCCCCGAAAGTTGTTTACGGTTATTAGCTCAGGTGATATCTTTCCCAATGTGGATGGTAAGTTGATAACACACAACTATACGGGATATGATAATATTCATCATCAACAGAGTCGAAAAGCCTTTGTGCCTGATCGTTTCAGGGATGGTTATTCACTTGGAGATATAAGAACAGACTGGGCTCCGTATTATATCCGGTATGCCGATGTGATTCTGATGTACGCTGAGGCGCTACTTAAGACGGGAGGTGACAACCAGAAAGTTGCCAGCTTGATTAATGAAGTCCGTTACCGTGCTTTTGTTTCAACTTCCAAGAAAGATGAAGAAGCTACTTACAGGACATTTGAAGAGACACTGATTCCGGTTGATGACGCTTACTTTCAGGCCAATCTGGCAGTGGATGCCGGAGATGATCTGTTGAAGGCGATCAAAAATGAGAGACGGTGGGAACTGGGTATGGAAGGCTACCGACTTCTGGATTTGCTGCGCTGGGGAGACTATGTATCGGTGATGAATGCCTATTATAGCGAACAACCTTACGCGAACAAAGGTAAACTGGTGTCCGATAATAGCTGGCCATTCCCGATTCCGCAGACGGAAATTGATAAGTCCAATGGCGTCCTGGTGCAAAACGGTAATTATTAG
- a CDS encoding DUF1080 domain-containing protein has protein sequence MSKIYVLVLLFGVLLSGCSKNENTLTRAEKNAGWELLFDGKTLQGWRDYNGTRLTGPWEVEDGTIKAEGHGSDASGYIVTDKQYENFILTWDWKISKGGNSGMLYHVVEGAQFPVPYVTGPEYQLVDDVNFPEPLEEWQKCGADYAMYLPDKSKLNVKPAGQWNNSKIVFDNGHVEYWMNGVKTLEFEAWSDEWFAKKNNGKWKNDPEYGLSPSGVICLQDHGYPAWFRNIKIKKLPSRKETVSLFNGHDLKNWIIYGTEKWYVQNNLLVCESGPDKGYGYLATKQYFRDFDLSVDFKQISNGNSGVFFRSTINGTKVSGWQVEVAPKGDDTGGVYESYGRGWLHQIPDEEENILKPGDWNTMRIRVVGPEVKTWLNEHEMTHLSDSLIERGNGRIALQIHDGGGIKVLWKNLILKRL, from the coding sequence ATGAGTAAGATATATGTGTTGGTTTTACTTTTTGGAGTCTTGTTGTCAGGTTGTAGTAAAAACGAGAACACACTAACAAGGGCTGAAAAGAATGCTGGCTGGGAATTGCTTTTTGACGGGAAAACACTACAGGGGTGGAGAGATTATAACGGAACTCGGCTAACCGGTCCGTGGGAAGTTGAAGATGGCACTATTAAAGCGGAAGGTCATGGTAGTGATGCCAGTGGATACATTGTTACAGATAAACAGTATGAAAATTTTATCCTTACATGGGATTGGAAAATATCGAAGGGTGGTAACAGTGGAATGTTGTATCATGTGGTTGAGGGGGCACAATTTCCTGTGCCATATGTAACAGGCCCAGAGTATCAGCTGGTTGATGATGTGAATTTTCCGGAACCTTTAGAAGAATGGCAGAAATGCGGTGCAGATTATGCCATGTATCTACCGGACAAAAGCAAACTGAACGTGAAGCCTGCCGGACAATGGAACAATTCTAAAATTGTATTCGATAATGGCCATGTGGAATATTGGATGAATGGTGTAAAAACACTTGAGTTTGAAGCCTGGTCGGATGAATGGTTTGCGAAAAAAAATAATGGGAAATGGAAGAATGATCCGGAATATGGACTGTCACCTTCGGGAGTAATCTGTCTTCAGGATCATGGATACCCGGCATGGTTTCGCAATATAAAAATTAAGAAACTACCCTCCCGAAAGGAAACCGTGAGTCTTTTTAACGGTCACGACCTGAAAAACTGGATTATCTATGGAACAGAAAAGTGGTATGTTCAGAATAATCTCCTGGTTTGCGAGAGTGGTCCCGATAAAGGTTATGGATACCTGGCAACAAAGCAATATTTCAGAGACTTTGACTTGTCTGTCGATTTCAAACAGATATCTAACGGGAATAGCGGCGTTTTTTTCCGGTCAACGATTAATGGGACAAAAGTTTCCGGATGGCAGGTCGAGGTGGCTCCCAAAGGAGATGATACCGGAGGTGTCTATGAATCATATGGGCGTGGATGGCTCCACCAAATTCCTGATGAAGAGGAGAATATTCTCAAGCCCGGCGACTGGAATACGATGCGAATCAGAGTGGTTGGTCCGGAGGTTAAAACATGGCTCAATGAGCATGAAATGACCCATTTGTCCGATTCTCTGATTGAGAGGGGAAATGGACGCATTGCTCTCCAGATACATGACGGTGGGGGAATTAAGGTACTTTGGAAGAATCTGATTTTAAAAAGACTGTAA
- a CDS encoding DUF4434 domain-containing protein, protein MDRRKFLQISGVASTALLLRNQLVASTLSGMGSNSAIKPISGSWFEFTHGYAPEGKYWNPILPQFTTEQWKAKVKEHSELGMEYLVLMAVANDGKTFYPSKLQPRYDYACPDPLEAVLSAADECGIKFFVSNDFWADWREGNKMMTSEEVARLREKGMEEVAEKYAHHKSFYGWYYPNESGLWNTIDDTTIQYVNRCNKKAKELTPNSVNLIAPYGTKSVRADDNYVRKLEQLDIDIIAYQDEIGVKKTKVGTAGKYYEALSKVHTKAGRSKLWADMEIFEFEGDVYDSALVPADFERILKQMEDISPFVDKILVYQYMGIMNKPESIATVGHPNSGKLYTDYRNWLESRKQL, encoded by the coding sequence ATGGATAGACGGAAATTTTTACAGATATCGGGCGTCGCGTCGACCGCCTTGTTGCTGCGAAATCAGTTGGTCGCTTCCACATTATCCGGAATGGGTTCGAATTCAGCAATTAAACCCATTTCAGGCTCCTGGTTTGAGTTTACGCATGGATATGCTCCGGAGGGTAAATACTGGAATCCGATTTTGCCTCAATTCACGACAGAACAATGGAAAGCTAAGGTGAAAGAGCATAGCGAACTAGGCATGGAATACCTTGTTCTAATGGCTGTCGCGAATGACGGAAAAACGTTTTATCCGTCAAAACTTCAGCCTCGTTATGACTATGCATGCCCAGATCCTTTGGAAGCTGTTTTATCAGCTGCCGATGAATGTGGGATCAAGTTTTTTGTAAGTAACGATTTTTGGGCAGACTGGCGCGAGGGGAACAAAATGATGACGAGTGAAGAGGTGGCTCGCTTGCGCGAGAAGGGAATGGAAGAAGTCGCTGAAAAATACGCCCATCACAAGAGTTTTTACGGGTGGTACTATCCTAACGAATCAGGTCTGTGGAACACCATTGATGACACGACAATACAATATGTTAATCGATGCAATAAAAAGGCCAAGGAACTGACTCCTAACTCTGTAAATTTAATAGCGCCTTACGGCACGAAATCTGTCAGAGCTGATGATAATTACGTCCGAAAACTGGAGCAACTGGATATCGACATCATAGCTTATCAGGACGAAATCGGGGTAAAGAAGACAAAAGTCGGAACGGCAGGAAAGTACTATGAAGCATTGAGCAAGGTTCACACGAAAGCCGGACGGTCGAAACTTTGGGCCGATATGGAAATTTTCGAGTTTGAAGGAGACGTGTATGATAGTGCCCTTGTTCCGGCTGATTTCGAACGGATACTGAAGCAGATGGAAGATATTTCTCCATTCGTTGACAAAATTCTTGTTTACCAATACATGGGTATCATGAATAAGCCGGAATCAATTGCAACAGTCGGCCATCCGAATTCGGGAAAACTGTATACTGATTACCGGAACTGGCTGGAATCTCGGAAACAACTTTAA
- a CDS encoding sugar phosphate isomerase/epimerase: MMKNTFRYLCVTLVIMSFSVRAFPQADKAEKAGWHLGIQAYTFHKFSLQEAIDKAYQLGLKYIEVYYGQLLGEDIPGTMDFHMDKATQEKVLAYAKSKGVKIVASGVIICHSEAEWSQLFEFASSMGIETITCEPDYKYLKYVDQLANQYRIDVAIHNHPKPSLYWNPELFLNAVKGLSNRIGACADVGHWERMGIDPAKALKMCEGRVKTLHFKDVKEKEAGEAEQHDVIWGTGVCDVDGMLKELKRQNFKGLFSIEYEYNWDNSVPDISQCIDYFHQEVDRLF, encoded by the coding sequence ATGATGAAAAATACCTTTAGGTACCTTTGTGTTACTCTTGTAATTATGAGCTTCTCGGTTCGCGCTTTTCCTCAAGCAGACAAAGCTGAAAAGGCTGGCTGGCATTTGGGAATCCAGGCTTACACGTTTCATAAATTCAGCCTGCAGGAGGCCATCGATAAAGCATATCAACTGGGACTGAAATATATTGAGGTATATTACGGTCAGTTATTGGGGGAAGATATTCCCGGAACAATGGATTTTCATATGGATAAGGCTACACAGGAAAAAGTGTTGGCCTATGCGAAATCCAAAGGTGTCAAAATTGTTGCCAGCGGGGTCATTATTTGTCATAGTGAAGCCGAGTGGAGTCAGCTTTTTGAATTTGCATCGTCTATGGGAATCGAAACGATTACCTGCGAACCCGATTATAAATACCTGAAATATGTTGATCAACTAGCCAACCAATATAGAATTGATGTGGCTATTCATAATCACCCAAAGCCTTCTCTCTACTGGAATCCTGAGTTATTTCTGAATGCAGTAAAAGGGCTTAGCAATCGTATTGGTGCATGCGCCGATGTCGGTCATTGGGAACGTATGGGAATTGACCCGGCTAAAGCCCTGAAAATGTGTGAAGGTCGTGTGAAAACGTTGCATTTCAAGGATGTGAAAGAGAAAGAAGCTGGTGAGGCTGAACAGCATGATGTGATTTGGGGAACCGGTGTCTGTGATGTTGACGGAATGCTGAAGGAATTAAAACGTCAGAATTTCAAAGGATTATTTTCAATTGAATATGAATATAACTGGGACAATTCCGTTCCGGACATCAGTCAATGCATCGATTATTTTCATCAGGAGGTTGACAGACTGTTTTAA
- a CDS encoding Gfo/Idh/MocA family protein has translation MEKDKSKFSRRNFIGTVGAAASGLAIVPSSVLGKKLGHTAPSDKLNIAGIGVGGMGRNNLRNMNTENIVALCDVDWNYADKTFKDYPNARKFKDWRVMLDEIGKSIDAVMVATPDHSHAGVTAHAITLGKHCYTQKPLTHSVYESRLLTRLSKKYKVATQMGNQGNSFDWCRQIAEWIQSGIIGDVYEVHCWTDRPIWPQGLAKPKGGVKVPKELDWNLFVGPAEFRSYDPAYTPWNWRGFWDFGTGALGDMACHIMDPLYWALDLKYPTKVMASSTLANLYSPPQAQKVTYTFPERPPKGEVNMPEVKVHWYDGGLLPDRPEELEDGEMMGDSNGGLIFVGTRGKIMTGCYGMNPTLLPKSAMAHFKQPEPTIPRIKGGNGNIWGTNAHEQDWIRACKEPADSRKEASSNFGFSGPFNEMVVMGVLAVRLSGLHRELTWDGEKMEFTNISPNDKIKVVTVDEYAVVDGDPHFDRRFAEFNAKEMASEWIRHSYRDGWSLPEMPVD, from the coding sequence ATGGAAAAAGATAAGAGTAAATTTTCGAGAAGAAATTTTATTGGAACCGTGGGGGCTGCAGCCTCGGGGCTGGCCATAGTTCCCAGTAGCGTACTGGGGAAAAAGCTGGGACACACGGCACCTAGCGATAAACTGAATATTGCCGGTATTGGAGTGGGAGGAATGGGACGCAATAATTTGAGGAATATGAACACCGAAAATATTGTGGCCCTGTGTGATGTCGATTGGAATTATGCCGACAAAACATTTAAAGACTATCCGAATGCCAGAAAATTTAAAGACTGGCGGGTTATGTTGGATGAGATAGGCAAATCAATTGATGCGGTAATGGTGGCTACTCCGGATCATTCCCATGCCGGGGTAACGGCCCATGCCATAACTCTGGGAAAACATTGCTATACACAAAAACCCCTTACACACTCAGTTTATGAATCAAGGCTTTTGACCCGACTGTCCAAGAAGTATAAAGTTGCGACTCAAATGGGGAATCAGGGGAATTCGTTCGACTGGTGCCGTCAAATAGCAGAATGGATTCAATCCGGTATTATAGGTGACGTATATGAAGTCCATTGTTGGACAGATAGACCTATCTGGCCTCAGGGATTAGCCAAACCTAAGGGCGGAGTGAAAGTGCCGAAAGAATTGGATTGGAATTTATTTGTCGGACCAGCTGAGTTTCGTTCGTATGATCCTGCTTATACTCCATGGAACTGGAGAGGCTTCTGGGATTTTGGAACGGGAGCTCTCGGCGATATGGCTTGTCATATCATGGATCCTTTGTATTGGGCGCTGGATCTGAAATATCCAACGAAAGTGATGGCGAGTTCTACCCTTGCAAACCTTTATTCGCCTCCACAGGCCCAGAAAGTTACCTATACATTTCCGGAAAGACCGCCGAAAGGCGAAGTCAACATGCCCGAGGTGAAAGTTCACTGGTACGATGGAGGTTTACTGCCGGATCGTCCCGAAGAGCTGGAAGATGGTGAGATGATGGGAGATTCCAACGGCGGGTTGATTTTCGTCGGAACCAGGGGGAAAATAATGACAGGTTGTTATGGAATGAATCCTACGTTGTTGCCAAAATCAGCTATGGCCCATTTTAAACAACCCGAGCCAACCATTCCTCGAATAAAAGGAGGGAATGGAAATATCTGGGGGACCAATGCACATGAGCAAGATTGGATAAGAGCATGCAAAGAACCGGCTGACAGCCGAAAAGAAGCTTCCTCTAATTTCGGGTTTTCCGGACCGTTCAATGAAATGGTGGTCATGGGAGTGCTGGCTGTAAGGTTATCCGGTTTGCATCGGGAATTAACCTGGGATGGAGAGAAGATGGAGTTCACCAACATATCACCGAATGACAAAATCAAGGTCGTAACTGTTGATGAATATGCTGTGGTTGATGGAGATCCGCATTTTGACAGACGGTTTGCTGAATTTAACGCAAAAGAAATGGCGAGCGAGTGGATCAGACACAGCTATAGGGATGGATGGTCCTTACCCGAAATGCCTGTAGATTGA
- a CDS encoding two-component regulator propeller domain-containing protein: MKKLIILINLFFSFFLYTGCTEEWTNYRIEDSFSPKNDIRAICFDQNGNLWAGTWAGVFEYVDGKWETRGPESYVETLFIADDNTKWAGLWGGGVYKSKDGIEWEKVKDASPTNSVNTISSDSKGSIWVGDWGGGAVNLNGQGEIDVNEKNGGVANLDGKHWIVYNDREVNLGDNSVVAITCDSQNRMWFGTYHGLSRYDKGTWILFNKENSLLPDDDVYSVTADSQGNIWIGTCNGLAQFDGTNWTIYKKENSGLVENLILAIAEDSYGKIWVGTNKGVSVFDGTKWKTYTTANSNLIDNRVQCIRVLENKVYIGTGKGISVVRE; this comes from the coding sequence ATGAAGAAGCTAATCATACTAATCAACCTGTTTTTTTCTTTCTTCTTGTACACGGGATGCACTGAAGAATGGACAAATTATCGGATTGAGGATTCGTTTTCTCCTAAAAATGATATTCGGGCCATCTGTTTTGATCAGAATGGAAATCTGTGGGCTGGTACGTGGGCTGGTGTTTTTGAGTATGTTGATGGAAAGTGGGAAACGAGAGGGCCTGAAAGTTACGTAGAAACACTGTTTATCGCGGATGATAATACCAAATGGGCAGGCCTCTGGGGTGGTGGTGTTTATAAAAGCAAAGATGGAATTGAATGGGAAAAGGTCAAAGATGCATCTCCCACAAATTCGGTGAATACCATTTCGTCAGATAGCAAAGGAAGCATATGGGTTGGTGACTGGGGCGGAGGCGCTGTCAATCTGAACGGGCAGGGCGAAATTGATGTGAATGAAAAAAACGGTGGTGTAGCAAATCTCGATGGAAAGCACTGGATTGTTTATAATGACCGTGAAGTGAATCTAGGGGACAACTCTGTCGTTGCGATAACATGCGATTCTCAAAACCGCATGTGGTTTGGGACATATCACGGTCTTTCAAGATATGACAAAGGTACCTGGATACTATTCAATAAGGAAAACAGTCTATTGCCAGATGACGACGTGTATTCCGTGACAGCCGATTCCCAAGGGAATATATGGATTGGAACCTGCAATGGTCTTGCTCAGTTTGACGGGACAAACTGGACGATTTACAAAAAAGAAAACAGCGGACTGGTGGAGAATCTGATTCTGGCAATTGCTGAAGATTCGTATGGCAAAATCTGGGTGGGGACCAATAAAGGAGTATCCGTATTCGACGGAACAAAATGGAAAACCTATACTACGGCCAACAGTAACCTGATAGATAATCGGGTGCAATGTATTCGTGTATTAGAAAATAAAGTCTACATCGGGACAGGGAAGGGAATTTCAGTGGTCAGAGAATAA